The genomic region ACAGCGTGGCCGAGCGGATACGAATGTGAGCTACGTCAGCGGCGAGTTTCCGCTCTACTACCGGAATTGGAAGCGAACATTCTCTGATCTTGGCTTCGCCCAACTCTCATGCGAACCAAGCAAGCGCGATACTATTCGCACATTTCGGGCACCCTGACCCCGAGAAGGCGCAACTACAGAATAGAAGCTATCGCTCTCGGTTGGCTTCAAACCATCTGACAGCGAAATCCACGAGCACCAGCTGTGAGGAGAGCCTGGCATCGTCGACACCGATGGTGCCTGTCTTGAAAACGTCGGGTATGTCTCGCTTCGAGAACTGCTGAACGGTATCGTATAGGTTACTCACGGGCGAATGACGAGCTTTCCGAACGCATCCCGACTCTGCATATCAGCGAACGCTTGTCCCGTCTCATCCAGCGTATACTCGTCCCCGATGACTGGATCGACCACGCCATCTGCCGTGAGGCCAACGAGCGTTTCGAGATCCGGTTGGGTGCCCATCGTGCTGCCGATGACGTGCTTGTGGCCCAAGAACAACCGCGGGATGTTGATCTCCGAGGTGCCGCCCGCGGTGCGTCCACACACGGCCATTCGACCGCCCCGTCGGAGGAGTTTGAGCCCCAGTTCCGTATACTCGCCGCCGAGGTGGTTCAGGACTGCGTCTGCCTCCCCGATCTCGGTCGCTACCTCCCGAATCTCGTTGGGGTTACTCGATTCGATGACGTGATCCGCACCGATCTCGGCCAACTGGTCGGCTTTCGCGGACGAGGTCGTCGTCCCGATCGAACGAGCTCCGAGAGCGTCAACAAGTTGGATGCCAGCAACGCCGACGCCGCCGGTTGCTCCGGGGATGAAGACGAGATCGTTCGCCCCGACATCCGCGCGGCGGAGCATATGATAGGCAGTCATGTACGCGGTCGGGAGTGCGGCCGCGTCGGTGAAATCTACCGAGTCTGGAAGCTCGACGAGCCGATCGGCCTCGATGAGCGCTTTCTCTGCAAGCCCGCCGTGATACAGGCTGAACTGTTCGCAGAGGTTCTCGGGGCCCTCGCGACAGTACCGACAGACACCACACGTCTCGTTCGGACAGAGCACTACCCGATCGCCTGCTGAAACTGTGTCGACGTCGGTTCCCGTGTCGGCGACCTCGCCGGCGACATCGAGGCCACTCACGAATGGGAGATCATCTGTATCAACCATCGCCGAGTCGCCTTCAAAGATCCAGAGGTCGTGGCGATTGATCGACGCTGCCGCGACGTCGAGAACGACTTCAGTCGGGTTCGGCTCAGGATCATCAGTCTCCTGGACAGTAACGTTGTCGGGACCGTCGAAGCCGGTGAATGCAGCAACGCGCATGGTCGGATGACGACGGCACCACGGAGTAGGCTTTCGCCCTCATTACGGTCACCACGATATTGCAGCACGAAATTTTACAGGCGTTCTCCGACAACCTCCTCGTATGGCTGAACTCATACAGCGAACTGCAACAGCAATCGACTCAATCTGACAACCGGATCTTTGTGCTGGCACTGCAAGTGTTTTGCAACCAGGTTGGTTACGAGTGAACGACCGGAATTGATGGACGCGTTCCCTTCTCTACAACAGGAAATAGGCGCACTGTGGTCCGATGGAAAAGGAAAGAAGCTGATTGCAATCGCTCTCGGATGGGGGCTCTTGAACGGAACTCGGATGATCTATCCAGTGTTGCTGCCATCATTGAGCGAGAGCTTCGGTCTCACGCTCACCACTGCTGGCCTGTTAGTAACGATTATCTGGGTCACCTACGCGATCGGTCAGGTCCCAAGTGGCGTTCTGGCTGATCGATACGGTGAGCGGACGATATTGACAACAGGGCTGATGATCGTCGCTGGTGCCGTATCGTTGGTGGTTCTCGCTCCGACGACGTGGAGCCTGTTCGCTGCAACCGGATTGATCGGTGCCGGGTTGTCTCTGTATCCAGTCGCACGGATCACTGCCCTCTCGGATCTCTACCCTGATCG from Halococcus sediminicola harbors:
- a CDS encoding alcohol dehydrogenase catalytic domain-containing protein, producing the protein MRVAAFTGFDGPDNVTVQETDDPEPNPTEVVLDVAAASINRHDLWIFEGDSAMVDTDDLPFVSGLDVAGEVADTGTDVDTVSAGDRVVLCPNETCGVCRYCREGPENLCEQFSLYHGGLAEKALIEADRLVELPDSVDFTDAAALPTAYMTAYHMLRRADVGANDLVFIPGATGGVGVAGIQLVDALGARSIGTTTSSAKADQLAEIGADHVIESSNPNEIREVATEIGEADAVLNHLGGEYTELGLKLLRRGGRMAVCGRTAGGTSEINIPRLFLGHKHVIGSTMGTQPDLETLVGLTADGVVDPVIGDEYTLDETGQAFADMQSRDAFGKLVIRP